A single genomic interval of Panthera uncia isolate 11264 chromosome A1 unlocalized genomic scaffold, Puncia_PCG_1.0 HiC_scaffold_17, whole genome shotgun sequence harbors:
- the PPWD1 gene encoding peptidylprolyl isomerase domain and WD repeat-containing protein 1 isoform X1, with protein MASEGGSDSQLRRRRRRDTGEPEKTELGERELTVVVAVAQENEEENEERWVGPLPVEATLAKKRKVLEFERVYLENLPSASMYERSYMHRDVITHVVCTKTDFIITASHDGHVKFWKKIEEGIEFVKHFRSHLGVIESIAVSSEGALFCSVGDDKAMKVFDVVNFDMINMLKLGYFPGQCEWIYCPGDAISSVAASEKSTGKIFIYDGRGDNQPLHIFDKLHTSPLTQIRLNAVYKAIVSSDKSGMIEYWTGPPHEYKFPKNVNWEYKTDTDLYEFAKCKAYPTSICFSPDGKKIATIGSDRKVRIFRFLTGKLMRVFDESLSMFTELQQMRQQLPDMEFGRRMAVERELEKVDAVRLINIVFDETGHFVLYGTMLGIKVINVETNRCVRILGKQENIRVMQLALFQGIAKKHRAATTIEMKASENPVLQNIQADPTIVCTSFKKNRFYMFTKREPEDTKSADSDRDVFNEKPSKEEVMAATQAEGPKRVSDSAIIHTSMGDIHIKLFPVECPKTVENFCVHSRNGYYNGHTFHRIIKGFMIQTGDPTGTGMGGESIWGGEFEDEFHSTLRHDRPYTLSMANAGSNTNGSQFFITVVPTPWLDNKHTVFGRVTKGMEVVQRISNVKVNPKTDKPYEDVSIINITVK; from the exons ATGGCGTCCGAAGGTGGTAGCGATTCACAGCTGAGAAGAAGAAGGCGCCGGGACACGGGGGAGCCGGAAAAAACGGAACTCGGCGAAAGAGAGCTGACAGTGGTTGTGGCTGTGGCCCAAGAGAAcgaagaggaaaatgaagagcGCTGGGTTGGGCCCTTACCTGTAGAGGCGACATTGGCCAAGAAGAGGAAAG ttctAGAGTTTGAAAGAGTCTATCTTGAAAATCTCCCCAGTGCATCTATGTATGAGCGCAGTTACATGCATAGAGATGTTATCACCCATGTGGTATGCACCAA GACAGACTTTATTATTACTGCCAGTCATGATGGACATGTTaagttctggaaaaaaatagaagagggaattGAATTTGTTAAACATTTTCGTAGTCACCTGG gAGTTATTGAGAGTATTGCAGTTAGCTCTGAGGGAGCATTGTTCTGTTCTGTGGGTGATGATAAAGCAATGAAGGTGTTTGATGTAGTGAACTTTGACATGATCAATATGCTGAAGCTTGG CTATTTTCCTGGACAATGTGAGTGGATCTATTGCCCAGGGGATGCCATATCTTCAGTTGCTGCTTCTGAGAAGAGCACaggaaaaattttcatttatgatgGTCGAGGAGATAACCAGCCGCTTCATATTTTTGACAAGCTCCATACATCACCTCTTACTCAGATACGGCTGAATGCAGTTTATAAAGCAATAGTGTCTTCTGATAAATCTGGAATGATTGAATACTGGACTGGGCCTCCTCATGAATATAAGTTCCCCAAAAATGTGAACTGGGAATATAAAACTGACACCGATTTGTATGAGTTTGCCAAGTGCAAGGCTTATCCAACCAGCATATGTTTTTCACCTGATGGGAAGAAAATAGCTACTATTGGTTCTGATAGAAAAGTTagaattttcagatttttaactGGAAAACTCATGAGAGTCTTTGATGAATCACTAAGT ATGTTTACTGAACTGCAGCAGATGAGGCAACAGCTACCCGACATGGAATTTGGCCGACGAATGGCTGTTGAACGTGAGTTGGAGAAGGTGGATGCAGTAAGATTAATTAACATAGTCTTTGATGAAACTGGACACTTCGTGCTATATGGAACAATGCTAGGCATTAAAGTTATAAATGTAGAAACAAACCG GTGTGTGCGCATCTTAGGCAAGCAGGAAAATATTAGAGTGATGCAGTTGGCTCTGTTCCAGGGAATAGCCAAAAAACATCGTGCTGCAACTACTATAGAAATGAAGGCTTCTGAAAATCCTGTTCTTCAAAATATTCAAGCTGACCCAACAATAGTTtgtacatcttttaaaaagaatagattttacATG TTTACCAAACGAGAACCAGAAGATACAAAAAGTGCAGATTCTGACAGAGATGTTTTTAATGAGAAACCTTCTAAAGAAGAAGTCATGGCAGCCACTCAAGCTGAAGGACCTAAACGTGTTTCAGATAGTGCCATTATCCACACAAGCATGGGAGACATTCATATCAAACTTTTTCCTGTTGA GTGCCCTAAGACAGTGGAAAACTTCTGTGTTCATAGCAGAAACGGCTATTATAATGGGCATACATTTCACCGTATAATTAAG GGCTTCATGATTCAAACAGGAGATCCAACAGGTACTGGTATGGGAGGAGAAAGCATATGGGGAGGAGAATTTGAAGATGAGTTTCATTCAACATTACGACATGACAGACCATATACACTCAGCATGGCCAATGCTGGATCAAATACTAACGGATCCCAGTTTTTTATAACAGTAGTACCAACG CCTTGGCTTGATAATAAGCACACAGTGTTTGGACGAGTGACTAAAGGAATGGAAGTTGTACAGAGGATCTCCAATGTCAAAGTCAATCCCAAAACAGATAAGCCCTATGAGGATGTCAGCATCATAAATATTACTGTCAAGTAA
- the PPWD1 gene encoding peptidylprolyl isomerase domain and WD repeat-containing protein 1 isoform X2, whose amino-acid sequence MYERSYMHRDVITHVVCTKTDFIITASHDGHVKFWKKIEEGIEFVKHFRSHLGVIESIAVSSEGALFCSVGDDKAMKVFDVVNFDMINMLKLGYFPGQCEWIYCPGDAISSVAASEKSTGKIFIYDGRGDNQPLHIFDKLHTSPLTQIRLNAVYKAIVSSDKSGMIEYWTGPPHEYKFPKNVNWEYKTDTDLYEFAKCKAYPTSICFSPDGKKIATIGSDRKVRIFRFLTGKLMRVFDESLSMFTELQQMRQQLPDMEFGRRMAVERELEKVDAVRLINIVFDETGHFVLYGTMLGIKVINVETNRCVRILGKQENIRVMQLALFQGIAKKHRAATTIEMKASENPVLQNIQADPTIVCTSFKKNRFYMFTKREPEDTKSADSDRDVFNEKPSKEEVMAATQAEGPKRVSDSAIIHTSMGDIHIKLFPVECPKTVENFCVHSRNGYYNGHTFHRIIKGFMIQTGDPTGTGMGGESIWGGEFEDEFHSTLRHDRPYTLSMANAGSNTNGSQFFITVVPTPWLDNKHTVFGRVTKGMEVVQRISNVKVNPKTDKPYEDVSIINITVK is encoded by the exons ATGTATGAGCGCAGTTACATGCATAGAGATGTTATCACCCATGTGGTATGCACCAA GACAGACTTTATTATTACTGCCAGTCATGATGGACATGTTaagttctggaaaaaaatagaagagggaattGAATTTGTTAAACATTTTCGTAGTCACCTGG gAGTTATTGAGAGTATTGCAGTTAGCTCTGAGGGAGCATTGTTCTGTTCTGTGGGTGATGATAAAGCAATGAAGGTGTTTGATGTAGTGAACTTTGACATGATCAATATGCTGAAGCTTGG CTATTTTCCTGGACAATGTGAGTGGATCTATTGCCCAGGGGATGCCATATCTTCAGTTGCTGCTTCTGAGAAGAGCACaggaaaaattttcatttatgatgGTCGAGGAGATAACCAGCCGCTTCATATTTTTGACAAGCTCCATACATCACCTCTTACTCAGATACGGCTGAATGCAGTTTATAAAGCAATAGTGTCTTCTGATAAATCTGGAATGATTGAATACTGGACTGGGCCTCCTCATGAATATAAGTTCCCCAAAAATGTGAACTGGGAATATAAAACTGACACCGATTTGTATGAGTTTGCCAAGTGCAAGGCTTATCCAACCAGCATATGTTTTTCACCTGATGGGAAGAAAATAGCTACTATTGGTTCTGATAGAAAAGTTagaattttcagatttttaactGGAAAACTCATGAGAGTCTTTGATGAATCACTAAGT ATGTTTACTGAACTGCAGCAGATGAGGCAACAGCTACCCGACATGGAATTTGGCCGACGAATGGCTGTTGAACGTGAGTTGGAGAAGGTGGATGCAGTAAGATTAATTAACATAGTCTTTGATGAAACTGGACACTTCGTGCTATATGGAACAATGCTAGGCATTAAAGTTATAAATGTAGAAACAAACCG GTGTGTGCGCATCTTAGGCAAGCAGGAAAATATTAGAGTGATGCAGTTGGCTCTGTTCCAGGGAATAGCCAAAAAACATCGTGCTGCAACTACTATAGAAATGAAGGCTTCTGAAAATCCTGTTCTTCAAAATATTCAAGCTGACCCAACAATAGTTtgtacatcttttaaaaagaatagattttacATG TTTACCAAACGAGAACCAGAAGATACAAAAAGTGCAGATTCTGACAGAGATGTTTTTAATGAGAAACCTTCTAAAGAAGAAGTCATGGCAGCCACTCAAGCTGAAGGACCTAAACGTGTTTCAGATAGTGCCATTATCCACACAAGCATGGGAGACATTCATATCAAACTTTTTCCTGTTGA GTGCCCTAAGACAGTGGAAAACTTCTGTGTTCATAGCAGAAACGGCTATTATAATGGGCATACATTTCACCGTATAATTAAG GGCTTCATGATTCAAACAGGAGATCCAACAGGTACTGGTATGGGAGGAGAAAGCATATGGGGAGGAGAATTTGAAGATGAGTTTCATTCAACATTACGACATGACAGACCATATACACTCAGCATGGCCAATGCTGGATCAAATACTAACGGATCCCAGTTTTTTATAACAGTAGTACCAACG CCTTGGCTTGATAATAAGCACACAGTGTTTGGACGAGTGACTAAAGGAATGGAAGTTGTACAGAGGATCTCCAATGTCAAAGTCAATCCCAAAACAGATAAGCCCTATGAGGATGTCAGCATCATAAATATTACTGTCAAGTAA
- the PPWD1 gene encoding peptidylprolyl isomerase domain and WD repeat-containing protein 1 isoform X3, whose product MSAVTCIEMLSPMWYAPRQTLLLLPVMINMLKLGYFPGQCEWIYCPGDAISSVAASEKSTGKIFIYDGRGDNQPLHIFDKLHTSPLTQIRLNAVYKAIVSSDKSGMIEYWTGPPHEYKFPKNVNWEYKTDTDLYEFAKCKAYPTSICFSPDGKKIATIGSDRKVRIFRFLTGKLMRVFDESLSMFTELQQMRQQLPDMEFGRRMAVERELEKVDAVRLINIVFDETGHFVLYGTMLGIKVINVETNRCVRILGKQENIRVMQLALFQGIAKKHRAATTIEMKASENPVLQNIQADPTIVCTSFKKNRFYMFTKREPEDTKSADSDRDVFNEKPSKEEVMAATQAEGPKRVSDSAIIHTSMGDIHIKLFPVECPKTVENFCVHSRNGYYNGHTFHRIIKGFMIQTGDPTGTGMGGESIWGGEFEDEFHSTLRHDRPYTLSMANAGSNTNGSQFFITVVPTPWLDNKHTVFGRVTKGMEVVQRISNVKVNPKTDKPYEDVSIINITVK is encoded by the exons ATGAGCGCAGTTACATGCATAGAGATGTTATCACCCATGTGGTATGCACCAA GACAGACTTTATTATTACTGCCAGTC ATGATCAATATGCTGAAGCTTGG CTATTTTCCTGGACAATGTGAGTGGATCTATTGCCCAGGGGATGCCATATCTTCAGTTGCTGCTTCTGAGAAGAGCACaggaaaaattttcatttatgatgGTCGAGGAGATAACCAGCCGCTTCATATTTTTGACAAGCTCCATACATCACCTCTTACTCAGATACGGCTGAATGCAGTTTATAAAGCAATAGTGTCTTCTGATAAATCTGGAATGATTGAATACTGGACTGGGCCTCCTCATGAATATAAGTTCCCCAAAAATGTGAACTGGGAATATAAAACTGACACCGATTTGTATGAGTTTGCCAAGTGCAAGGCTTATCCAACCAGCATATGTTTTTCACCTGATGGGAAGAAAATAGCTACTATTGGTTCTGATAGAAAAGTTagaattttcagatttttaactGGAAAACTCATGAGAGTCTTTGATGAATCACTAAGT ATGTTTACTGAACTGCAGCAGATGAGGCAACAGCTACCCGACATGGAATTTGGCCGACGAATGGCTGTTGAACGTGAGTTGGAGAAGGTGGATGCAGTAAGATTAATTAACATAGTCTTTGATGAAACTGGACACTTCGTGCTATATGGAACAATGCTAGGCATTAAAGTTATAAATGTAGAAACAAACCG GTGTGTGCGCATCTTAGGCAAGCAGGAAAATATTAGAGTGATGCAGTTGGCTCTGTTCCAGGGAATAGCCAAAAAACATCGTGCTGCAACTACTATAGAAATGAAGGCTTCTGAAAATCCTGTTCTTCAAAATATTCAAGCTGACCCAACAATAGTTtgtacatcttttaaaaagaatagattttacATG TTTACCAAACGAGAACCAGAAGATACAAAAAGTGCAGATTCTGACAGAGATGTTTTTAATGAGAAACCTTCTAAAGAAGAAGTCATGGCAGCCACTCAAGCTGAAGGACCTAAACGTGTTTCAGATAGTGCCATTATCCACACAAGCATGGGAGACATTCATATCAAACTTTTTCCTGTTGA GTGCCCTAAGACAGTGGAAAACTTCTGTGTTCATAGCAGAAACGGCTATTATAATGGGCATACATTTCACCGTATAATTAAG GGCTTCATGATTCAAACAGGAGATCCAACAGGTACTGGTATGGGAGGAGAAAGCATATGGGGAGGAGAATTTGAAGATGAGTTTCATTCAACATTACGACATGACAGACCATATACACTCAGCATGGCCAATGCTGGATCAAATACTAACGGATCCCAGTTTTTTATAACAGTAGTACCAACG CCTTGGCTTGATAATAAGCACACAGTGTTTGGACGAGTGACTAAAGGAATGGAAGTTGTACAGAGGATCTCCAATGTCAAAGTCAATCCCAAAACAGATAAGCCCTATGAGGATGTCAGCATCATAAATATTACTGTCAAGTAA